CCTCGCCTTCGTCGGCGGCGGCTTTCACGCGGCGGGATTGCACTCGGTCCTCGAGCCAGCGGCGTTCGGTGCTCCCGTGCTCTTCGGCCCATGTCACGAGGGAAGTCGCGATGCGGTGTCACTCGTTGGTGAGGCGGGCGGGCGCTCCGTCGCCGATATTGGCTCGCTCACGGAGGCGATCACTACCTGGGTAGACGATCCGGCCGCACGCGCTATCGCTGGGGCGAACGCGCTCAGCCTGGTGTCCAGTGGCCTTGGCGCCGCGGAGCGCTCGCTGCGCGTCGTCGAATCGCTCCTCGGTGGCGCGTATGCCTAACGGCGGACGGCGGTGAGTGCCGGCGGTGGCGCATGCGATGGCCGGTGCAGAAAAAACCCCTGGACGAGATGCACGCCGAGCTCTTTCACCGCCTTGAACTCCTCCGCGCGCTCGACGCCCTCCGCGATCACCTTCGCCCCGTGGTCGTTCGAGAACTTCACCATCGTCTCGACCAGATTCTGCTTGATGAAGTTCGTATCGATGCCATTGATCAACGAGATATCGAGCTTGATGTAATTCGGCTCGAGATTGGCGATCGACCCCAGGCCGGCGTAGCCGCTGCCGGCATCGTCGACGGCAAAGCGGAACCCGACTTCGCGAAAGGCTCGTAAGCGTTCTCGAAACTTTGGATAGTCCTTGATCGCCGTGCGCTCCGTGATTTCGATGACGACGCGCTCCGGATACTTCACCTCGTTCTCATTGAACGCGGGATCGTTGAAGTCGTGCGGATCGACGTTGAGGAACAACAGCTCGCCCGGCTGGAGGTGCGTATCCATTCCTTCGATCGCACGGCTCCGGCACAGTCGGCTCAGCTCCCACACCAGGTCCGCCTCAGCAGCGACGTCGAACATCACTTCGGGCGATCGCAGACTGCGCATCACGCCGCGCGCGAGCGCTTCGTACCCGTAGATCTCCTGCGTCTCCGTGACGACGATGGGATGGTAATCGATATACACGCCACGTTCGCGCAGGCTGGCGCGCAGATCCGCGACGCGCCGGGCGCGATCCCGCTCCTCGATGCTCCGCGCCGCCTTTGCCGCCTCGCGAATACCACGGTAGATGAGTCGTTCGAGACGGACCTTCGGATTGTAGTAGACGTGCGATCGGCCTACATAGATGTCGAACAGCGCCGCGATGTCGTCGCCGTGCTGCGCCTCGATGCGCCCGGCGACGTGGCGCTGCAATCGCGCCACCATATCGGTGATCTCATTGTCGGTCGCGGCGGCAACGCCAGCCGCCGGAACGTGGAAGAAGATGAAATCGTCGTCGTTGGTGAAGCTCACCATCAAGCGCGAGTTTCCCGGCGCAGACGTATCGTCGAGAAACTCGCGCACCGCCGCCGATGTCGTCTCCAGGACGGCGTCCAGCTTCTCCCAACCGTAGATCTCTTCGATCTTCGAGTAGCGCACGAAGTTCAGATAGAGCACGACGAGCTCGCCCCGCTCTTTGAACAACGCGCGTGATCGCTCGATCATCACCGGCAGCGTCGGCAGGCCGGTCATCGCATCGTGCAGCATCTCCTCGTATTCGACGCGCTCGACGCGGTCGGTGATCGAGGCGCCGGTAAGCGTACCGCGGTGAACCGCCGAGTGAATCCGCGCCGAGACTTCGTCCGGCGTCGCCGGTAGGCGATACCATTCCTCCGCCCGCAGCTCGACGGCACGACGTCGCGCGGTGTCGTCGACGCAGCCAATAATGACTGGGATTCCACTAGCGTGCGCGCGTTCGGTCGCTGTGCGCAATAACGTTGGGTCGGTCGTGACCACCAGCAACGCCCGAACGCCTTCCGTCCCGATCGCGTCGAGCAGCCGCGCCGCGTCGGCGTATTGCACAGTCCAGGATTCCAGCTGCCCAACGGCGGCGGTGATGGCCGGGTCGTC
This region of Gemmatimonadaceae bacterium genomic DNA includes:
- a CDS encoding EAL domain-containing protein → MSDFILLTDSDDPAITAAVGQLESWTVQYADAARLLDAIGTEGVRALLVVTTDPTLLRTATERAHASGIPVIIGCVDDTARRRAVELRAEEWYRLPATPDEVSARIHSAVHRGTLTGASITDRVERVEYEEMLHDAMTGLPTLPVMIERSRALFKERGELVVLYLNFVRYSKIEEIYGWEKLDAVLETTSAAVREFLDDTSAPGNSRLMVSFTNDDDFIFFHVPAAGVAAATDNEITDMVARLQRHVAGRIEAQHGDDIAALFDIYVGRSHVYYNPKVRLERLIYRGIREAAKAARSIEERDRARRVADLRASLRERGVYIDYHPIVVTETQEIYGYEALARGVMRSLRSPEVMFDVAAEADLVWELSRLCRSRAIEGMDTHLQPGELLFLNVDPHDFNDPAFNENEVKYPERVVIEITERTAIKDYPKFRERLRAFREVGFRFAVDDAGSGYAGLGSIANLEPNYIKLDISLINGIDTNFIKQNLVETMVKFSNDHGAKVIAEGVERAEEFKAVKELGVHLVQGFFLHRPSHAPPPALTAVRR